A stretch of DNA from bacterium:
TCCGGCCTGGACTCTGTGGGATTTTTTCCGACAGAGCCGCTTATTGTCGGAGAGGTCCAAAATGATTCTCCGGCCTCCCGCGCGGGTTTTGTGCCCGGAGACGAAATCCTTGAAATCGATGGCGTTTCTCTTCCATCCGCGTGGAGCTTCCGAGAAGCGATGCAAAAACTTAATGGCAAGAACGCGGACGTGCTTGTGCGAAGAGATAAAGCCGTGCTCCATTTGGCGGCCGCGGCCGCGTATAACGAAAAAGAGAAAGTGTGGCAGGTTGGTCTGATATTCCACCAGGACATTCTGGAAACGAGCTTGCCGCCACGCCAGGCCCTGAAGGCCTCTTGGCACGTAAATACGGGCATCATCAAAACAAGCTCTTCGTTCATTCGCGGACTTTTTGCAGGAACATCTTCGCCGACGCTCATGGCCGGACCCATCCGCATCGCCAAGATGTCCGGAGAGGTCGCGCAACTTGGCGCACTCCAGCTTCTGGCATTCGCGGCACTCATCAGCACAAGCCTCGGCTTCATGAATTTTCTGCCGATTCCCGCGCTTGATGGAGGAGTTATGCTTGTTCTTCTTATCGAGATGGTTCTGCGAAGAGATTTTGGCCTGCGTTTCAAGATAGCGCTTCAATACGCCGGCACGGCGTGCATCCTGTTTCTTGCCGCCTTTGCGATTATCAACGACTTGGGCGTGTCCGAGCTATTCTTCCCGATGCTGATTCTGGGCATCATCTGCTTCCTCCTTTTTCGCTTCGGTGCACGCATTCTGAAAAGAAAGAATGAATGAATCGCCGCGCAAAAATAAAGTCCCCATTCCAAACCAATGCCGTCTCATCAGAGACGGTATTTTTATTCCGTCTATTCTCAAATTCTTGAGAATTTAAGAATAGATTTTTTAACCGAGTCGAGTGTCCGAAACAAAAAATGCATGGCGAATCATGCATTGATATC
This window harbors:
- a CDS encoding site-2 protease family protein; translated protein: SGLDSVGFFPTEPLIVGEVQNDSPASRAGFVPGDEILEIDGVSLPSAWSFREAMQKLNGKNADVLVRRDKAVLHLAAAAAYNEKEKVWQVGLIFHQDILETSLPPRQALKASWHVNTGIIKTSSSFIRGLFAGTSSPTLMAGPIRIAKMSGEVAQLGALQLLAFAALISTSLGFMNFLPIPALDGGVMLVLLIEMVLRRDFGLRFKIALQYAGTACILFLAAFAIINDLGVSELFFPMLILGIICFLLFRFGARILKRKNE